A window from Ruminiclostridium josui JCM 17888 encodes these proteins:
- a CDS encoding MerR family transcriptional regulator, with translation MDVLKERYTITELSTALNITDHALRFYEKEFGLNIPKDNRGRRYYTTDLANVMYQIKAMRDQGLELKAIRKILEDENIIKPKDISIPIPVEQLPAVVSKRMEELSSAELSMILDALNGIKEQLFNNVAAEFVSTREHISKEIHSSKLELGACVENSSRKLEIKMDKHFQEVDRYITNWRERKNTTLAGKLKKLIGK, from the coding sequence ATGGATGTACTCAAGGAAAGATATACAATAACAGAACTAAGCACAGCTTTAAATATAACAGACCATGCTTTAAGGTTTTATGAAAAGGAATTTGGGCTAAACATTCCCAAAGATAACAGAGGAAGACGGTATTACACTACTGATCTGGCAAACGTAATGTACCAGATAAAAGCAATGCGTGACCAAGGTCTGGAACTAAAGGCAATAAGGAAAATTCTTGAGGACGAAAATATTATAAAACCTAAAGATATTAGTATCCCTATACCGGTTGAACAACTTCCTGCCGTGGTTTCAAAAAGAATGGAAGAACTGAGCAGTGCTGAACTGTCTATGATACTAGATGCCTTAAACGGTATTAAAGAGCAGCTTTTTAATAATGTTGCCGCAGAATTTGTAAGCACTCGAGAACATATTTCAAAGGAAATTCATAGCTCCAAGCTAGAACTTGGAGCTTGTGTTGAAAATAGTTCCCGTAAGCTGGAAATTAAAATGGACAAGCATTTTCAGGAGGTAGACAGGTATATTACCAATTGGAGAGAACGAAAAAACACAACTCTCGCAGGTAAACTGAAAAAGCTCATCGGAAAATAG
- a CDS encoding cell division protein SepF produces MSKLLNKVFNFVGWEAVDEDEYEYEEQELSAKEDVKEEPIQTHFFNSSKKQQSGKVVNIHTGNQFKMVVSQPNTFDDAQDICDHLKNKKPVVINLEGIEKQDAQRIIDFLSGSVYALDGSIQKVSCDIFVIAPNNVDVSGDLKDELRNKTVFPWAK; encoded by the coding sequence ATGTCAAAACTTCTTAACAAAGTGTTTAATTTTGTAGGCTGGGAAGCTGTTGATGAGGATGAATATGAATATGAAGAGCAGGAATTGAGTGCAAAGGAAGATGTTAAAGAAGAGCCTATTCAGACACACTTCTTTAATAGCTCAAAAAAGCAGCAGTCAGGTAAGGTTGTAAATATTCATACCGGAAATCAGTTTAAAATGGTTGTATCACAACCGAATACTTTTGACGATGCACAAGATATTTGCGATCATTTAAAGAACAAAAAACCTGTAGTTATAAATCTTGAAGGCATTGAAAAGCAGGATGCTCAGAGAATAATTGATTTTCTAAGCGGTTCTGTATATGCACTTGATGGAAGCATTCAAAAAGTTTCCTGTGATATTTTCGTTATAGCTCCTAATAATGTAGATGTTAGTGGCGATTTAAAGGATGAACTAAGAAATAAAACTGTTTTCCCATGGGCAAAATAG
- a CDS encoding YggS family pyridoxal phosphate-dependent enzyme: MIDGTINKNLDDIYSRIKIAAEKSGRKAEDIKLIAVTKTVGVDRIRNVSEYGVLDFGENRVQELLEKYDKFDESIKWHLIGHLQTNKVKYIIDKVHMIHSVDSFELAKEINSRAGKAGKKMNVLLQVNVSGEETKFGIRPEEVNEYVEYISQLENLSLRGMMTIAPFTENTQEIRPIFKNLYDIFIDIKSKRIDNVSMDYLSMGMSNDFEVAIEEGANIVRIGTGIFGKRNYPQK, translated from the coding sequence TTGATTGATGGAACTATAAATAAAAACCTGGATGATATATACTCCAGAATAAAAATCGCCGCAGAAAAAAGCGGGAGAAAAGCAGAAGACATCAAGCTTATTGCTGTCACTAAAACCGTTGGGGTTGATAGAATAAGAAATGTTAGTGAATACGGAGTTCTGGACTTTGGTGAAAACAGGGTACAGGAACTCTTGGAAAAGTACGATAAGTTTGATGAATCAATAAAATGGCATTTAATAGGGCATTTGCAAACAAATAAAGTGAAGTATATCATTGATAAAGTTCATATGATACATTCTGTAGACAGCTTTGAACTGGCAAAAGAAATTAACAGCCGAGCAGGTAAAGCAGGCAAAAAAATGAATGTTTTATTACAAGTAAATGTTTCAGGTGAAGAAACGAAGTTTGGAATTCGACCGGAAGAAGTTAATGAATATGTGGAGTATATTTCCCAATTAGAGAATTTATCTTTAAGGGGAATGATGACTATAGCCCCATTTACCGAGAATACCCAGGAAATAAGACCTATATTTAAGAATCTTTACGACATTTTTATTGACATAAAGAGTAAAAGAATAGATAATGTTAGTATGGATTATCTTTCCATGGGTATGAGCAATGATTTTGAGGTTGCCATCGAAGAAGGTGCAAATATTGTCAGAATCGGAACAGGTATTTTTGGAAAGCGAAATTATCCTCAAAAGTAG
- a CDS encoding aminotransferase class I/II-fold pyridoxal phosphate-dependent enzyme produces MDLQTREFLKKKFEIDDKVIELAEQAENNAQEVFVRIDSIKQLNQMKVIKAMQENKLSDSHFNGTTGYGYDDRGREVLDSVYADIFQTEDALVRHQIVSGTQALALCLFGNLRPGDELVAVTGKPYDTLEEVIGIRGENCGSLKEFGVTYKQVDLKDGKPQLDKIKATVSAKTKMAMIQRSRGYSWRDALSIQDIKSVIEAVKEVNSNIIVMVDNCYGEFVEVLEPTQVGADIIAGSLIKNPGGGLALTGGYIAGKKHLVEQAAYRLTSPGLGKEVGASLGNNRLMFQGLFMSPHVVAESLKGAVFCAALMELAGFETMPSVKSHRSDIIQSVKFNNKESLIAFCQGIQKGSPVDSYVTPQPWDMPGYDSPVIMAAGAFVQGSSIELSADAPIKEPYVAYMQGGLVYEHVKLGNIIALQKLFHQGMVK; encoded by the coding sequence ATGGATTTACAAACAAGAGAATTTTTAAAGAAGAAGTTTGAAATAGATGATAAGGTTATCGAATTAGCTGAACAAGCTGAAAATAATGCGCAAGAGGTATTTGTACGAATTGACAGCATAAAGCAACTGAACCAGATGAAAGTAATAAAGGCAATGCAGGAAAACAAACTAAGCGATTCTCATTTCAATGGAACAACTGGCTATGGCTATGATGACAGGGGAAGAGAAGTTCTGGACAGTGTTTATGCTGATATATTTCAAACCGAGGACGCCCTTGTACGCCATCAGATTGTTTCTGGTACCCAGGCACTTGCACTTTGCCTTTTTGGAAATCTCAGACCTGGTGACGAACTGGTGGCTGTTACAGGAAAACCCTATGACACTCTTGAAGAAGTAATTGGAATAAGAGGTGAAAATTGCGGCTCCTTAAAGGAGTTTGGGGTAACTTACAAACAGGTTGATTTAAAGGATGGAAAACCTCAACTGGATAAGATAAAGGCAACAGTGTCTGCTAAAACTAAAATGGCAATGATTCAACGTTCAAGGGGATATTCCTGGAGAGATGCATTATCCATTCAGGACATTAAAAGTGTAATAGAAGCAGTTAAAGAAGTTAACAGTAACATAATAGTAATGGTTGATAACTGTTATGGAGAGTTTGTTGAGGTTTTAGAGCCTACACAGGTAGGAGCAGATATAATAGCAGGTTCATTAATAAAGAACCCCGGTGGAGGGTTAGCATTAACCGGCGGTTATATAGCTGGAAAGAAACACCTGGTAGAGCAGGCAGCATACAGGCTTACATCTCCGGGCCTTGGCAAAGAGGTGGGTGCTTCTTTGGGAAATAACAGGCTTATGTTCCAAGGTTTATTTATGTCACCCCATGTGGTAGCAGAAAGCCTCAAGGGTGCCGTATTTTGTGCTGCACTTATGGAGCTGGCAGGATTTGAGACAATGCCTTCCGTAAAGTCACACAGAAGTGATATAATACAATCAGTAAAATTTAATAATAAAGAAAGCCTTATTGCATTTTGTCAAGGCATACAGAAGGGTTCACCAGTAGATTCTTATGTTACACCACAACCATGGGACATGCCGGGATATGATTCACCGGTTATTATGGCAGCTGGAGCATTTGTACAGGGGTCTTCCATTGAACTTAGTGCTGATGCACCTATCAAAGAGCCTTATGTGGCATATATGCAAGGTGGTCTTGTATATGAACATGTAAAGCTGGGTAATATTATTGCTTTACAAAAATTATTCCATCAGGGAATGGTAAAGTAG
- a CDS encoding RluA family pseudouridine synthase — protein sequence MILDRIVNENEVGKTLKYVLKNELQLSERLIKKLKLQQKIYVNEHPERVNYIVQAADRIKVILNLEEECEHIEPQDIPLDIIYEDECMLVLNKQPNIVVHPTSYHPHNTIANGIVFYLKQKGITKKVRPVSRLDRETSGIIIFAKNQFTQEMLIRQMHSNLFKKEYLGVVQGIPEKNEGTINLPIARKPDSIMLRHISEEGAPSITHYKVLKSFPLHNSALLEFKLETGRTHQIRVHCHAMGFPIYGDTLYSENTNLFISRQALHSYRTEILHPVTRKEVIFTAELPSDIAGLLEILSK from the coding sequence ATGATACTAGATAGGATAGTAAATGAGAATGAAGTTGGAAAAACTCTGAAATATGTTTTGAAAAATGAACTTCAGCTTTCTGAAAGACTTATAAAAAAACTAAAATTACAACAAAAAATTTATGTAAACGAACATCCTGAAAGAGTTAATTATATAGTGCAGGCTGCGGACAGGATCAAAGTAATACTTAATTTAGAGGAAGAATGTGAGCATATTGAGCCCCAGGATATACCTCTTGATATTATATATGAAGATGAATGTATGCTGGTTTTAAATAAGCAGCCGAATATAGTGGTGCATCCTACCAGTTACCACCCTCATAACACTATAGCCAATGGCATTGTTTTTTACCTGAAACAAAAGGGTATTACCAAAAAAGTGCGACCTGTCAGCCGTCTTGACAGAGAAACTTCAGGTATTATTATTTTTGCAAAAAACCAGTTTACTCAGGAAATGCTCATCCGGCAAATGCATTCCAATTTGTTTAAAAAAGAATATTTAGGTGTAGTACAGGGTATACCTGAAAAGAATGAAGGGACTATAAATCTTCCAATAGCAAGAAAGCCCGACAGTATTATGCTAAGGCATATTTCCGAGGAAGGCGCACCCTCAATAACACATTATAAGGTTCTAAAGAGCTTTCCTTTACATAATTCTGCCTTATTGGAATTTAAACTTGAAACAGGACGGACACACCAGATAAGAGTTCATTGTCACGCAATGGGTTTTCCAATCTATGGTGACACTTTATATTCTGAAAATACAAATTTATTCATTTCCCGGCAGGCTCTTCATTCATATAGAACTGAGATACTTCATCCTGTTACCCGAAAAGAAGTTATATTCACGGCAGAGCTGCCTTCTGATATAGCCGGATTATTGGAAATACTAAGCAAATAA
- a CDS encoding RNA-binding protein, protein MDKNELLKMVSKLEDRVLVSRLLDKVEQCHYSSFAYTDFLSPYEASVAKKVLDRVKDVFYKLAGGYEGAERTIVVISSDFIEEDIPYNTPISLLRITPVIENKLSHRDYLGSLLGLGIKREKIGDILVSEKFADVFVVDKIAEYILYNLDKIGNVKVQCQECDIYQFTPPHKKERSISTTVASLRVDSVASSGFGLSRTKIMDYFKAQRVNVNWELVQSPSKMLAEGDVISIRGMGRIVLEKVLGNTRKDRISIVIKRFE, encoded by the coding sequence ATGGATAAAAACGAATTATTAAAGATGGTTTCAAAACTAGAGGATAGGGTGCTTGTTTCGCGTTTATTGGACAAGGTTGAACAGTGCCATTATTCCTCTTTTGCGTATACGGATTTTCTTTCTCCTTATGAAGCTTCTGTTGCTAAAAAGGTTTTGGACAGGGTTAAAGATGTCTTTTATAAATTAGCAGGTGGTTATGAAGGGGCAGAACGGACTATAGTTGTAATAAGCAGTGATTTTATTGAGGAGGATATTCCTTATAATACTCCTATAAGCTTATTGAGAATAACACCCGTTATTGAAAATAAGCTTTCACATAGAGATTATCTTGGCTCATTACTTGGATTGGGAATCAAAAGAGAAAAAATTGGAGATATACTTGTTAGTGAAAAATTTGCAGATGTTTTTGTTGTTGATAAAATAGCGGAATATATATTATACAATTTGGACAAAATTGGTAATGTAAAGGTTCAATGTCAAGAGTGTGATATATATCAATTTACTCCGCCCCATAAGAAAGAACGGAGCATAAGCACCACGGTAGCTTCTCTTCGTGTGGATTCCGTTGCATCCAGCGGGTTTGGATTGTCAAGAACCAAGATAATGGACTATTTTAAAGCACAGAGAGTTAACGTAAACTGGGAACTGGTTCAAAGCCCATCCAAAATGTTGGCTGAGGGAGATGTAATTTCAATACGGGGAATGGGAAGAATTGTTCTGGAAAAGGTTTTAGGAAACACCAGAAAGGACAGAATCAGCATAGTTATAAAACGTTTTGAATAA
- a CDS encoding YggT family protein, whose protein sequence is MYSVYRAINSVLFAFELVLVARAVLSWFPISRDNKLIDLLHAITEPVLSPIRNMLSRSSIFNNSMLSMMDFSPIVAFLLIEVIRNVVFSIFRIFVY, encoded by the coding sequence ATGTATTCAGTTTATAGAGCTATAAATAGTGTGTTGTTTGCCTTTGAGTTAGTTTTGGTGGCCAGAGCAGTTCTTTCATGGTTTCCAATATCAAGGGATAACAAATTAATAGATTTGTTACATGCTATTACCGAGCCGGTACTTTCACCTATTCGTAATATGCTGAGCAGATCTAGTATATTTAATAATTCCATGCTGTCTATGATGGATTTTTCTCCAATTGTTGCATTTCTGCTTATTGAAGTAATTAGAAATGTGGTTTTTAGTATATTTAGAATATTTGTATATTAG
- a CDS encoding DNA translocase FtsK: MGCYFLQAKKVKKRKKYRRVESGFSKYKNEILGLILFAFGILSFFSFIFTKSMGVFGKGITNVMLGFLGVVAYVVPVVLIVYGVAMIFKMDSHNFRRRVIYFGILLVLLSAFIQVSVFDYEEYSGRGLFYSISKFYVDGKVLSGGGILGGLLSLPFLMTFQVLGTVIILTTISIIDVILLTNVSMAAFLKNVSLYFSNKMKSANENRKLKKQERMEAQEEAENDAEVTEDSEEKPNKKRKIINFKIERENRGKSANKIESEPENQETEVEAAEEETEEFTVSLTGFNDVADELVISDIKDAGLCPDTNSIDDLESHSIPDENTDSQVSQPSETETVDADESNQDEVVIPQTEIQKPRVYNYPSTDLLDSNKDDLNVKALKNVALEGAKKLEDTLKSFGVDARVINISRGPAVTRYEIQPSPGVKVSKIVNLADDIALNLAAAGVRIEAPIPGKAAVGIEVPNKEMSAVLLKDIIESREFSNHPSKLAFSVGKDISGETVVADIAKMPHLLVAGATGSGKSVCINSLIMSILFKASPEEVKLLMVDPKVVELGIYNGIPHLLIPVVTDPKKAAGALNWAVQEMVNRYKLFADKGVRDLKGYNTMLKANNEEGMLPHVVIIVDELADLMMVAPNDVEDAICRLAQMARAAGMHLVIATQRPSVDVITGVIKANIPSRISFAVSSQVDSRTILDMSGAEKLLGKGDMLFYPVGEPKPLRVKGSFVSDMEVERVVEFIKTQGYTSYDEDIIEKINDQATGKDENPGDNDELLNQAIEMVVDAGQASVSLIQRKFKVGYSRAARIIDQMEARNIVGRFEGSKPRQVLISKQQWMEMQMNQNDRQKSEQ; this comes from the coding sequence GTGGGGTGTTATTTTTTGCAGGCCAAAAAAGTAAAAAAGAGGAAAAAATATAGACGAGTTGAAAGCGGCTTTTCGAAATATAAAAATGAAATTTTAGGTCTTATTCTATTTGCTTTCGGAATTCTGTCTTTTTTCAGTTTTATATTTACAAAATCCATGGGTGTTTTCGGAAAAGGTATAACAAATGTTATGCTTGGTTTTCTTGGTGTAGTAGCCTATGTGGTTCCTGTTGTTTTAATAGTGTATGGTGTGGCTATGATTTTTAAAATGGATAGTCATAATTTTAGACGACGGGTAATATATTTTGGAATACTATTGGTATTACTATCAGCATTTATTCAAGTATCAGTATTCGATTACGAAGAGTATTCGGGCAGAGGCTTATTTTATAGTATTTCAAAATTTTATGTGGACGGAAAAGTATTGTCCGGTGGGGGTATACTCGGAGGTCTATTAAGTCTGCCGTTTTTGATGACTTTTCAGGTTTTGGGAACTGTAATAATTCTTACAACTATATCTATTATAGATGTAATTTTGCTTACTAATGTTTCTATGGCTGCTTTCCTTAAAAATGTTTCGTTATACTTCTCCAATAAAATGAAATCAGCTAATGAGAACAGAAAGTTAAAGAAGCAAGAGAGAATGGAAGCTCAGGAAGAGGCTGAAAATGACGCAGAAGTTACTGAAGATAGCGAGGAAAAACCTAATAAAAAGAGAAAAATAATCAACTTTAAAATAGAGCGTGAGAACAGAGGAAAATCAGCTAATAAGATTGAGTCAGAACCCGAAAATCAGGAGACAGAGGTTGAAGCTGCTGAGGAAGAGACAGAAGAATTTACTGTTAGTCTTACAGGATTTAACGATGTTGCAGATGAACTTGTAATATCCGACATAAAGGATGCGGGATTATGTCCGGACACCAATTCCATTGACGATTTGGAGAGTCACAGTATCCCTGATGAAAATACAGATAGTCAAGTAAGTCAGCCTTCAGAGACAGAAACAGTTGATGCTGATGAAAGTAATCAAGATGAAGTTGTTATACCTCAGACGGAGATACAGAAACCTAGAGTATATAATTATCCTTCAACGGATTTACTTGATTCAAATAAGGACGATCTCAATGTTAAGGCATTAAAGAATGTTGCACTTGAAGGGGCAAAGAAGTTAGAGGATACGTTAAAAAGCTTTGGAGTTGATGCACGAGTTATTAATATCAGTCGTGGGCCTGCTGTTACCAGATATGAAATACAACCAAGTCCCGGAGTAAAGGTTAGCAAGATTGTAAATTTAGCCGATGATATAGCCCTTAATCTTGCAGCAGCAGGCGTAAGAATAGAAGCGCCAATTCCGGGAAAAGCTGCTGTTGGCATAGAAGTTCCAAACAAGGAAATGTCAGCTGTGCTTTTAAAAGACATTATAGAATCAAGAGAATTTTCAAATCATCCATCAAAACTTGCTTTTTCGGTGGGCAAAGATATTTCAGGTGAAACTGTTGTTGCAGATATTGCTAAAATGCCACATTTGCTGGTTGCAGGTGCTACCGGCTCCGGAAAAAGTGTATGTATCAATAGTTTGATAATGAGTATTTTATTTAAGGCATCACCAGAAGAGGTTAAACTTCTTATGGTTGACCCAAAAGTAGTTGAGCTTGGAATTTATAACGGTATTCCTCATTTGCTGATACCGGTGGTTACAGACCCAAAGAAGGCTGCGGGAGCTCTTAATTGGGCAGTACAGGAAATGGTAAACAGGTACAAATTGTTTGCTGATAAGGGAGTAAGAGACTTAAAGGGATACAATACAATGCTAAAGGCAAATAATGAGGAGGGTATGTTGCCTCATGTTGTAATTATAGTAGACGAACTTGCGGACCTTATGATGGTTGCTCCTAATGATGTAGAAGATGCAATATGTCGTTTGGCACAGATGGCAAGAGCAGCCGGAATGCACTTGGTTATTGCAACACAAAGACCTTCTGTAGATGTAATTACCGGAGTTATAAAAGCCAATATACCTTCAAGAATTTCTTTTGCCGTGTCGTCACAGGTAGACTCAAGGACAATCCTTGATATGAGCGGGGCAGAAAAGCTTCTTGGAAAGGGAGACATGTTGTTTTATCCTGTTGGAGAGCCAAAGCCTTTGAGAGTAAAGGGTTCATTTGTATCTGATATGGAAGTCGAAAGAGTAGTAGAATTTATTAAAACACAGGGTTACACCTCATATGATGAAGATATAATTGAAAAAATAAATGATCAGGCTACAGGAAAAGATGAAAACCCTGGAGATAACGATGAACTTTTGAATCAAGCTATAGAGATGGTTGTTGATGCTGGACAAGCATCCGTTTCACTAATTCAAAGGAAGTTCAAGGTAGGTTATTCAAGAGCTGCTAGAATAATAGACCAAATGGAAGCAAGAAATATAGTTGGTAGGTTTGAGGGCAGTAAACCAAGACAAGTGCTGATTTCAAAACAGCAGTGGATGGAAATGCAAATGAACCAGAATGACAGGCAAAAGTCAGAACAGTAA
- a CDS encoding HlyD family efflux transporter periplasmic adaptor subunit, which produces MGNVFKIKGIKTGTLITGIFLLIYLPSLLYITFGNTVEKDILKNGKIEVVQNVDGILIRNEKVIDSPDDGNCVMDAVEGEKVPAFYRIATIVKNVPVSTYEELKKKEMQISSAQKAQKENLGVFSGDIIKLDSEIIEKVKKLGQQSIRGSLVESYDTMSDIDSIVYRKSDIFGDNSKSAKYINRLISEKAEIERRLSNNVKEVRVDSAGLISFAIDGYESLLTPNFIKSATPQDLENITVKNTNRDFNVVDVKKGEPIAKIVKDLDNYMVAVVDQKAAKDLTKDKLVTLRINDIGYSMDAVINYNSDVINGKKVISFKYDTGLDETIGMRRINVDVVLSSYSGLKVPRSCLQDININNQTAKICLLKGNTATFKEVKIVGMNDDAAIIDNPDGESSVALYNTYILNPKNVQEGQIID; this is translated from the coding sequence ATGGGGAATGTATTCAAAATCAAAGGCATTAAAACAGGCACACTGATTACGGGAATCTTTCTACTGATATATCTGCCATCATTGCTTTACATAACATTTGGCAATACTGTTGAAAAAGACATATTGAAGAATGGCAAAATAGAAGTAGTTCAGAATGTTGATGGTATATTGATAAGAAATGAAAAGGTTATAGATTCTCCTGATGACGGTAATTGTGTTATGGATGCGGTAGAGGGTGAAAAGGTTCCTGCATTTTACAGAATAGCTACTATAGTTAAAAATGTTCCCGTTTCAACTTACGAAGAACTTAAAAAAAAGGAAATGCAAATAAGCAGTGCACAAAAAGCTCAAAAAGAAAATTTAGGTGTTTTCTCCGGGGACATAATAAAGCTAGACTCTGAAATAATTGAAAAGGTGAAAAAATTAGGGCAGCAGTCAATAAGAGGAAGCTTGGTTGAAAGCTACGATACTATGTCCGATATTGACAGCATTGTTTACAGAAAGTCCGATATATTTGGTGATAACAGTAAATCTGCAAAATATATAAACAGGCTAATCAGCGAAAAAGCCGAAATTGAAAGGAGACTAAGCAATAATGTTAAGGAGGTAAGGGTTGATTCAGCTGGATTGATATCCTTTGCCATAGACGGTTACGAATCGCTTCTGACTCCGAACTTTATTAAAAGTGCTACTCCTCAGGATTTAGAAAATATCACAGTTAAAAATACAAACAGGGACTTTAATGTGGTTGATGTAAAAAAAGGAGAGCCTATTGCCAAGATAGTAAAAGATTTGGATAATTATATGGTTGCTGTAGTGGACCAAAAAGCAGCAAAGGACTTGACTAAGGATAAGCTTGTAACTCTCCGAATTAATGATATAGGCTACAGTATGGATGCAGTGATAAATTACAATTCAGATGTTATTAACGGAAAAAAGGTTATTTCGTTTAAATATGATACTGGTTTAGATGAAACTATAGGTATGCGAAGGATAAATGTTGATGTGGTATTATCCAGTTATAGTGGTTTGAAAGTTCCTCGCAGTTGCCTCCAAGATATTAATATCAATAACCAGACTGCTAAAATATGTTTATTAAAAGGAAATACAGCTACGTTTAAAGAGGTAAAAATAGTAGGGATGAATGATGATGCAGCAATAATTGATAATCCCGATGGGGAGTCATCAGTAGCGCTTTATAATACATACATTTTAAATCCAAAAAACGTACAGGAGGGACAGATAATTGATTGA
- a CDS encoding NINE protein — protein MYCRNCGNVMNDQAVICVTCGVPTGKGNNFCPLCGEATDSMSQICMKCGFSLTNYGQQKSKLAAGLFGIFLGMFGVHRFYLGYIGIGLAQLLLTVLSCFIFSPIIWVWGLIEGILILAGSINKDAKGIALKD, from the coding sequence ATGTATTGCAGAAATTGCGGAAACGTTATGAATGATCAGGCTGTTATATGTGTTACATGTGGGGTTCCTACAGGAAAAGGGAATAATTTTTGTCCTTTATGCGGTGAGGCAACTGATTCAATGTCTCAAATATGTATGAAATGTGGATTTAGTTTAACTAATTACGGACAGCAAAAATCAAAGCTTGCTGCAGGATTGTTTGGAATCTTCCTGGGTATGTTCGGTGTTCACAGATTTTATCTAGGATATATAGGGATTGGTCTTGCACAGTTGTTACTAACGGTTTTATCTTGCTTTATATTTTCACCAATCATTTGGGTTTGGGGACTTATAGAAGGTATTTTGATTCTTGCCGGTTCTATTAATAAAGATGCTAAAGGTATAGCGTTGAAGGATTAA
- a CDS encoding DivIVA domain-containing protein: protein MNYTPNDLDNIKFKKNFMGYNEDQVNEVLDSVIQDYELYIKENIELKDRISVLNEGIQHYKNIEESLQNTLIVAQQTGEEIKKNSYEKAENIIKEAELKAQRIIDDANQEVIKIRFEYEEMKKRLHLFKTKSETLLLSQLELLKQLFDTDTDTE, encoded by the coding sequence ATGAATTATACGCCTAATGATCTTGATAATATAAAATTTAAGAAAAATTTTATGGGATATAATGAGGACCAGGTTAACGAAGTATTGGACAGTGTAATACAGGATTATGAGCTTTACATAAAAGAAAATATAGAGCTTAAAGATAGGATTTCAGTATTAAATGAAGGTATTCAGCATTACAAAAATATTGAGGAGTCCCTTCAAAATACACTGATAGTAGCGCAGCAAACCGGCGAGGAAATTAAGAAAAATTCCTATGAAAAGGCAGAAAATATTATAAAAGAGGCGGAATTGAAGGCTCAGAGGATAATCGATGATGCCAACCAAGAGGTTATTAAAATTCGTTTTGAATATGAAGAAATGAAGAAAAGACTCCACCTTTTTAAAACCAAGTCGGAAACACTTTTATTATCTCAGCTGGAATTACTTAAGCAATTATTTGACACAGATACTGATACTGAATAA